A single genomic interval of Halomonas sp. GT harbors:
- a CDS encoding lipopolysaccharide biosynthesis protein → MDNKDMNKAGDITLVDFVVLLLQQWRVMLSCIMIVLITTVLIAILKPVKYGFTTMYSVASYETVEGVKRGLETPEEVIAKVNNVFLEQQRRNMLSDSNVSELPFEVNVNNPRNTLLLRVTSVSEEKFQPLIERFHDGLVQAIENDQRNSVNMLKNNLQYQFEAYSEALEAARTSNSETAGELEAAYFEKVFLLERRIDSINEGEASQLAVRSLEPVGLGRSFIVAVGLLLALLFAPIAAVMSIFAKKVRVAYQRGD, encoded by the coding sequence ATGGATAATAAAGACATGAACAAAGCAGGCGACATAACACTGGTTGACTTTGTGGTGCTCTTGCTCCAGCAATGGAGGGTGATGTTGAGCTGTATCATGATAGTGTTAATAACCACTGTGCTAATTGCTATTTTAAAGCCGGTTAAGTATGGATTTACAACAATGTATAGCGTCGCTTCCTATGAAACAGTTGAAGGCGTGAAGCGAGGCTTAGAAACACCAGAGGAAGTTATTGCAAAAGTTAACAATGTTTTTTTAGAACAGCAGCGGCGTAATATGTTGTCAGACAGCAATGTTTCAGAGCTGCCTTTCGAGGTTAATGTTAATAATCCGCGGAATACTCTTCTACTAAGAGTGACCAGTGTATCAGAAGAAAAATTTCAACCGCTTATCGAACGCTTTCATGATGGCCTTGTTCAAGCGATAGAAAATGATCAAAGAAATTCAGTTAATATGCTCAAGAATAATCTTCAATATCAATTTGAAGCGTATTCAGAAGCATTAGAGGCTGCTCGCACCAGCAACAGTGAAACGGCTGGTGAGCTTGAGGCCGCCTATTTCGAAAAAGTGTTTTTATTAGAACGCCGTATCGACAGCATTAATGAAGGCGAGGCATCCCAGCTTGCAGTAAGAAGCTTGGAGCCAGTTGGATTGGGGAGGAGCTTTATCGTCGCAGTAGGCTTGTTATTAGCGTTGCTATTCGCACCCATTGCTGCGGTAATGAGCATTTTTGCGAAAAAAGTGCGCGTTGCTTACCAACGTGGCGATTAG
- a CDS encoding glycosyltransferase produces the protein MIFITVGTQLPFDRLLEYFDEWRTEVGYTGKVVAQIGEDSHFSSPSIEIFKTLSSEQYYYWFCQADGIVSHAGMGSILSCLDHDKRGVFLPRQYALGEHRNDHQLDTAQAFAGKYPTLEFCADKPAFFSALNKLIATHDSQVATVDKETSSELGDNIATYLGIKGPLL, from the coding sequence ATGATCTTTATCACCGTGGGTACCCAGCTGCCTTTTGATCGACTGCTTGAGTATTTTGACGAATGGCGTACTGAGGTTGGCTACACAGGTAAGGTGGTTGCCCAGATAGGCGAAGACAGCCACTTTAGTAGTCCTTCGATAGAGATTTTTAAAACATTATCAAGCGAACAGTACTATTACTGGTTCTGCCAGGCAGACGGTATCGTGTCTCATGCGGGGATGGGCAGCATTTTGTCATGTCTCGATCATGATAAAAGAGGCGTGTTTTTACCTCGCCAATATGCCTTAGGCGAGCATCGAAACGATCATCAGCTTGATACTGCTCAAGCCTTTGCTGGTAAATATCCCACGCTGGAATTTTGTGCAGACAAGCCCGCTTTCTTTAGTGCCCTAAACAAGCTTATTGCTACACATGACTCTCAGGTGGCAACGGTAGACAAAGAAACCAGCAGCGAGCTTGGCGATAATATTGCGACATACCTTGGTATAAAAGGACCCTTGCTGTGA
- a CDS encoding glycosyltransferase family 4 protein: MSHVLLWTNMYPTASAPHYGTFVRSTEQAWRKALGDENVELVAIKEKPSGALSKIKLYAGLLGRCCVSLFKQPVGTVLEVHYPVYFLPVLYLASLMKAKRFYIVLRFHGTDLDQIVQSSLFRMLFQRIQKRIDLCVAPSDYFRQKLSHELHFPIERIIKVYPDNIGEEFIAASKALNISTEDAFTIGCVSRLELNKNCQELLHAFAELTIPNKRLVMIGDGTQRQALEMLAERLNVRELVTFTGALPRTKLPNKIAQFSVFVFPSVKESFGLVAVEALACGVPVIANAKLHAAKEYLEEARNGFFYDNGKEGLREAIETFYALSPAQRLALSEQSMLVGRQFSYEQVFTQGVSLILGRQQGASQ, translated from the coding sequence GTGAGCCATGTTTTGCTTTGGACTAATATGTATCCAACGGCGTCAGCACCGCACTACGGTACATTTGTGCGTTCAACTGAGCAGGCGTGGAGAAAAGCTCTCGGTGATGAAAATGTCGAGTTAGTGGCTATTAAAGAAAAGCCTAGCGGTGCGCTAAGTAAAATAAAACTTTACGCTGGTCTGCTGGGCCGCTGCTGTGTGTCGCTTTTTAAGCAGCCAGTGGGAACCGTGCTCGAAGTGCATTATCCCGTCTACTTTCTACCCGTTTTGTATTTAGCGAGTTTGATGAAGGCTAAGCGCTTTTACATCGTACTGCGTTTTCATGGCACCGATTTGGATCAGATCGTGCAGTCGTCACTGTTTCGCATGCTTTTTCAGCGCATACAAAAAAGAATTGACCTGTGTGTTGCTCCTTCAGACTACTTTCGCCAAAAACTAAGCCATGAGCTTCATTTTCCCATTGAGCGGATCATTAAAGTTTACCCTGATAACATTGGTGAGGAGTTCATTGCCGCCAGTAAGGCACTGAATATCAGTACCGAAGACGCCTTTACGATTGGCTGTGTTTCAAGGTTGGAGCTCAATAAAAACTGCCAAGAGCTACTGCACGCCTTTGCGGAGCTAACAATACCCAACAAGCGTTTGGTGATGATTGGTGATGGTACTCAACGGCAAGCGCTAGAAATGTTAGCGGAGCGGCTCAATGTAAGGGAGCTTGTTACATTTACAGGGGCACTTCCGCGTACCAAACTGCCGAATAAAATTGCTCAGTTTTCTGTGTTTGTATTTCCTTCTGTTAAAGAAAGTTTTGGTTTAGTCGCAGTAGAGGCGCTTGCGTGCGGCGTACCCGTGATTGCTAACGCCAAGCTGCATGCAGCAAAGGAGTATTTAGAAGAAGCAAGAAATGGCTTTTTTTATGACAATGGGAAAGAAGGGCTCCGAGAAGCCATAGAGACGTTTTATGCTCTGTCACCAGCCCAGCGCTTGGCGCTATCAGAGCAGTCCATGTTGGTAGGCAGGCAATTTAGTTACGAACAGGTCTTTACGCAAGGCGTGAGTCTAATTCTGGGTAGGCAGCAGGGCGCTAGCCAATGA
- a CDS encoding oligosaccharide biosynthesis protein Alg14: MRILMVASFGGHFIQLKRLYKQIKSEANDGDATFVFAVTEQDVQVDDVKALYFTNVHRDSGIWNILGAFRQASALLKQAKPDVVISTGALPGLIFCFVAKLKGNKVIWLDSMANYQKLSFSGNIAKFFCDVCLTQWEHLSENDKRIGYWGKVL, from the coding sequence ATGAGAATTTTGATGGTAGCTTCTTTTGGCGGTCATTTTATACAGCTTAAACGTTTGTATAAACAAATTAAGAGTGAAGCGAACGATGGTGATGCAACGTTCGTTTTTGCAGTCACTGAACAGGATGTTCAGGTGGATGATGTAAAAGCGCTCTACTTCACGAATGTGCATCGCGATAGTGGAATATGGAATATTCTAGGAGCCTTTCGCCAAGCGTCAGCACTGCTTAAGCAGGCTAAGCCGGATGTCGTTATCTCAACCGGTGCGTTACCGGGGCTTATCTTTTGTTTTGTGGCTAAGTTAAAAGGTAATAAAGTCATTTGGCTAGATAGCATGGCTAATTATCAGAAGCTGTCTTTTTCAGGCAATATCGCAAAATTTTTCTGTGACGTATGCCTAACCCAGTGGGAGCATTTATCTGAGAACGACAAGCGCATTGGTTACTGGGGGAAAGTATTATGA